A portion of the Burkholderia sp. GAS332 genome contains these proteins:
- a CDS encoding NAD(P)-dependent dehydrogenase, short-chain alcohol dehydrogenase family: MQDKPVALVTGANQGIGLQIAKDLAAHGFTVLVGSRNFERGEAAAREVGPAARALQLDVTDQASVTAAAQRVGNEFGRLDVLVQNAAISNTSRLPGQSVEEYVKTTRPSNVSVDEMRAVWDTNVFGVLAVYQAMLPILRETPGARIVNVSSGVGSLTANSDPAFAYRAIFGPVYPASKTALNALTLAMAIELEPEGIKVNAVSPGFTRTNLNGYAGTQTVEEGAREAVRVALLGPDGPTGTFTRWENETIPW; encoded by the coding sequence ATGCAGGACAAACCCGTCGCCCTGGTCACCGGGGCTAATCAGGGAATCGGTCTTCAGATTGCCAAGGATCTAGCGGCACACGGCTTCACGGTGCTGGTTGGGTCGCGCAATTTCGAGCGCGGCGAGGCTGCGGCGCGGGAGGTTGGGCCGGCGGCCCGCGCGCTTCAACTCGACGTGACGGATCAGGCTTCGGTCACCGCAGCTGCGCAGCGCGTGGGCAACGAGTTTGGCCGCCTCGACGTGCTCGTTCAGAACGCAGCCATTTCGAATACGAGCAGGCTGCCCGGCCAGTCCGTCGAGGAGTACGTCAAGACGACCCGCCCGAGCAACGTGTCAGTCGATGAAATGCGCGCGGTATGGGACACCAATGTGTTCGGTGTGCTCGCCGTCTACCAGGCGATGCTGCCGATTCTGCGCGAAACGCCTGGCGCCCGAATCGTCAACGTGTCGAGCGGCGTTGGGTCGCTGACGGCCAACTCAGATCCGGCCTTCGCCTACCGCGCGATCTTCGGCCCTGTCTATCCTGCGTCCAAAACGGCGCTCAACGCTTTGACGCTCGCCATGGCAATCGAGCTGGAGCCGGAGGGAATCAAGGTCAATGCCGTCTCTCCGGGCTTCACCAGGACGAACCTCAACGGATATGCGGGCACGCAGACTGTCGAGGAGGGCGCTCGCGAGGCGGTGCGCGTCGCGCTGCTGGGCCCGGACGGTCCCACAGGGACGTTCACGCGCTGGGAAAACGAAACGATCCCGTGGTGA
- a CDS encoding Nucleoside-diphosphate-sugar epimerase: MRIFLTGATGFIGAAIVPELIKAGHQVIGMTRSDEGAQALIHAGAQVHRGTLEDPESLRSGAAKADAVIHTAFDHDFSRFVENCEKDKRAIAALGSALAGSDRPLIITSGTAFGTGEQGQPATEDVFNTSRPHPRIASELAGNALLEAGVNVSVVRLPQVHNPFKQGLITPLIAIAREKGVCAFVGEGRNRWPAGHLSDVALLYRLAVEKGERGARYHAVGEEGISAREITEALGRGLNLPVVSIKPDEAASYFGWMAMFADVDMPASSALTQARLDWHPSGPTLIADLNEARYA, from the coding sequence ATGCGTATTTTCCTGACCGGTGCGACAGGCTTCATCGGTGCGGCCATCGTTCCCGAACTCATCAAGGCGGGTCATCAGGTAATCGGCATGACGCGCTCGGACGAAGGCGCTCAAGCGCTTATCCATGCAGGGGCCCAGGTGCATCGCGGGACCCTGGAGGATCCGGAGAGCCTGCGCAGCGGCGCCGCCAAAGCGGATGCCGTGATCCACACGGCATTCGATCACGATTTCTCAAGGTTCGTGGAGAATTGCGAGAAGGATAAGCGTGCGATCGCGGCACTCGGTTCCGCGCTCGCTGGCTCCGACCGCCCTCTGATCATCACCTCCGGGACCGCCTTTGGTACCGGTGAGCAGGGTCAACCGGCGACTGAAGATGTCTTTAATACCAGTCGTCCACATCCGCGGATTGCCTCCGAACTGGCTGGGAATGCGCTCCTGGAGGCCGGTGTCAACGTGTCGGTGGTCCGTCTGCCGCAGGTTCACAACCCGTTCAAGCAGGGTCTCATCACACCGCTCATTGCTATCGCTCGGGAGAAAGGCGTCTGCGCCTTCGTGGGCGAAGGCCGCAACCGTTGGCCGGCCGGCCATCTCTCCGACGTGGCGCTGCTGTATCGCCTCGCCGTAGAAAAGGGCGAACGGGGGGCTCGGTATCATGCGGTCGGCGAAGAAGGGATCAGTGCCCGCGAAATCACCGAGGCGCTTGGCCGGGGTCTGAACTTGCCCGTCGTTTCAATCAAGCCGGATGAAGCGGCATCGTATTTTGGATGGATGGCAATGTTCGCCGACGTGGACATGCCAGCCTCCAGTGCGCTGACCCAGGCCCGATTAGACTGGCATCCAAGCGGTCCAACGCTTATCGCCGACCTCAACGAAGCGCGGTATGCCTAA
- a CDS encoding NitT/TauT family transport system substrate-binding protein — MLARFRPTAARSSFSRRLTATLLILSMGVAGFGATVPAHAEGQIRIAEQFGIVYLLLNVARDQQFVEKEGRKQGLDIKVDWVKLSGGAAVNDALLSGAVDIAGAGVGPLLTIWDRTHGKQNVKGVASLGNLPYYLVSNNPNVKTIADFTEKDRIAVPAVNVSVQSRVLQYAAAKRWGDKDYNRLDKFTQALPHPDAAAAIIAGGTEITGHFGNPPFQEQELAGNPKAHIVLSSYDVLGGPSSATVLYATEKFRDNNPKTYRAFVDALADAARFISANPDAAADIYIRTNQSKIDRNLLLKVIKDPQVQFKVAPQNTFGLAQFMYRVGVIKNEPKSWKDYFFDDPATAAGS; from the coding sequence ATGCTTGCCAGGTTTCGCCCGACCGCTGCGCGGTCGTCTTTTTCTCGTCGTTTGACCGCAACGCTGCTGATCTTATCGATGGGGGTGGCCGGCTTCGGGGCAACCGTGCCCGCGCATGCTGAAGGCCAGATCCGCATTGCCGAACAGTTCGGCATCGTCTATTTGCTGCTGAACGTGGCGCGCGACCAGCAGTTCGTCGAGAAAGAAGGGCGTAAGCAGGGGCTCGACATCAAGGTCGACTGGGTGAAACTCTCGGGTGGGGCCGCCGTCAACGACGCGCTGCTCTCCGGCGCGGTGGATATCGCCGGTGCGGGCGTCGGCCCCTTGCTGACGATCTGGGACCGCACGCACGGCAAGCAGAACGTGAAGGGCGTGGCGTCGCTCGGTAACCTGCCGTATTACCTCGTCAGCAACAATCCGAATGTCAAGACGATCGCCGACTTCACCGAGAAGGACCGCATCGCGGTGCCGGCTGTCAATGTATCGGTGCAATCGCGCGTGCTGCAATACGCGGCGGCGAAGCGTTGGGGCGACAAGGATTACAACCGCCTCGACAAGTTCACGCAGGCGCTGCCGCATCCCGATGCGGCCGCGGCGATCATCGCGGGCGGCACGGAAATCACCGGACACTTCGGCAATCCGCCGTTTCAGGAGCAGGAACTCGCCGGCAATCCGAAGGCGCACATCGTGCTGAGTTCGTACGACGTGCTGGGTGGCCCGAGCTCGGCAACCGTCCTGTACGCGACGGAGAAATTCCGCGACAACAATCCGAAGACCTACCGCGCATTTGTCGATGCGCTGGCCGATGCCGCACGCTTTATCTCGGCGAATCCCGACGCTGCCGCCGATATCTACATCCGGACGAATCAGTCGAAAATCGACCGTAATCTGCTGTTGAAGGTCATCAAGGATCCGCAGGTGCAGTTCAAGGTCGCACCGCAGAACACGTTCGGACTCGCGCAGTTCATGTATCGCGTCGGCGTCATCAAGAACGAGCCCAAGTCGTGGAAGGATTATTTCTTCGACGACCCGGCAACTGCGGCGGGAAGTTGA
- a CDS encoding fumarylpyruvate hydrolase: MEFAVPVAPVFTLQVAGHGEVFPVNRVFCVGRNYAAHAREMGKDPERDPPFFFMKPANAVVQAGATEVTIPYPSKTSNFHHEIELVIAIGKGGSHITVNDALKHVYGYAVGLDMTRRDLQLDARDKGRPWEFGKSFPKSAPIGPLHRVGELGAFNAAAITLTVNEQPRQASDISKLIWSVAECIAYLSEYDTLEPGDLIMTGTPEGVNAVQRGDVMRGAIDRLGEIVVRVGT, encoded by the coding sequence ATGGAATTTGCAGTTCCAGTCGCTCCCGTGTTCACGCTCCAGGTAGCGGGCCATGGGGAAGTGTTTCCCGTCAACCGCGTGTTTTGCGTCGGCCGTAACTACGCCGCCCACGCACGTGAAATGGGCAAGGATCCTGAGCGGGATCCGCCGTTCTTCTTTATGAAGCCGGCCAATGCCGTGGTGCAGGCGGGCGCCACCGAGGTCACGATTCCGTACCCGTCGAAGACATCAAACTTTCACCATGAAATCGAACTGGTCATCGCCATCGGCAAAGGTGGCTCGCACATCACGGTGAACGACGCGCTGAAGCATGTTTACGGCTACGCAGTGGGCTTGGACATGACCCGCCGGGATTTGCAGCTCGACGCGCGCGATAAAGGACGCCCCTGGGAATTCGGGAAATCCTTTCCGAAGTCCGCACCGATTGGTCCTCTGCACCGGGTCGGCGAACTCGGTGCGTTCAACGCCGCCGCCATCACGTTAACGGTCAACGAGCAGCCCCGCCAGGCATCCGACATCTCGAAGTTGATCTGGTCCGTGGCCGAATGCATCGCCTACCTGTCTGAATACGACACGCTTGAACCCGGCGATCTCATCATGACAGGTACCCCGGAGGGCGTGAATGCCGTGCAACGCGGCGATGTCATGCGCGGTGCGATCGATCGCCTTGGCGAGATCGTCGTTCGCGTCGGCACCTGA
- a CDS encoding Xaa-Pro dipeptidase, protein MTNGVGGSDQETALARLVPCASEVEEISAVEHQTRISQLQRNMTDAGVDAVYVNAGTNLLYFTGIEWHPSERLLGAIIPAKGSLIYIAPWFEERTLRDRMKVESDVMCWHEDESAYAAFYKALRAIGIAPVHGSHAKIAICGTASASVYFGLKELSENCELVCADALIGSLRKNKSRAEIALMQAAKDMTLQVHRAAASILREGISTVEVYDFIDRAHRKVGATGSHFCIVLFGEATSYPHGVKEPQVLKRNDVVLIDTGCKYKNYVSDITRTYVFGEANDRQRFVWNAEKAAQAAAFDAARLGVPCAEVDRAARRCLETYGFGPGYQLPGLPHRTGHGIGLDLHEGPYLVGNDETPLEVGMCFSNEPMICIPGEFGVRHEDHFYMTEEGPRWFTRPAYSIDDPFRVA, encoded by the coding sequence ATGACAAATGGCGTAGGTGGTAGTGATCAGGAGACGGCATTGGCGCGACTCGTGCCATGTGCAAGTGAGGTTGAGGAAATCAGTGCAGTTGAGCATCAGACGCGGATAAGTCAATTGCAGCGAAATATGACGGATGCCGGCGTCGATGCGGTTTACGTCAATGCGGGAACGAATCTGCTTTATTTCACGGGGATAGAATGGCACCCCAGTGAAAGGCTGCTTGGCGCCATCATCCCTGCGAAGGGGAGTTTGATCTACATCGCTCCGTGGTTCGAGGAAAGGACGTTGCGCGATCGCATGAAGGTTGAAAGCGACGTCATGTGCTGGCACGAAGACGAAAGTGCGTACGCGGCATTTTATAAAGCCTTGCGTGCAATCGGCATAGCGCCAGTTCACGGCAGTCACGCGAAAATTGCTATTTGCGGAACCGCCTCCGCATCGGTCTATTTTGGATTGAAGGAATTATCGGAGAATTGTGAATTGGTCTGCGCCGACGCCTTGATTGGGTCGCTGAGAAAGAACAAATCGCGCGCCGAGATTGCCCTCATGCAGGCCGCCAAAGACATGACTTTGCAGGTTCATCGGGCAGCGGCAAGCATTTTGCGCGAGGGCATTAGCACGGTGGAAGTTTATGACTTCATCGACCGTGCCCATCGAAAAGTGGGGGCAACAGGATCACATTTCTGCATCGTTCTGTTTGGGGAGGCAACGTCTTATCCACATGGGGTCAAAGAGCCGCAAGTTCTCAAACGCAATGACGTGGTCTTGATCGACACCGGCTGCAAGTACAAGAACTACGTTTCGGATATCACGCGCACCTACGTTTTCGGTGAGGCGAACGATCGGCAGCGATTTGTGTGGAACGCAGAAAAGGCAGCACAAGCCGCTGCTTTTGATGCAGCCCGGTTGGGTGTTCCATGTGCTGAGGTCGATCGCGCGGCAAGACGTTGCCTGGAAACCTATGGATTCGGCCCAGGCTATCAGCTGCCGGGTCTGCCGCATCGGACTGGCCACGGCATTGGCCTCGACTTGCATGAGGGGCCGTATCTGGTGGGGAACGACGAAACGCCGCTGGAAGTTGGGATGTGTTTTAGCAATGAACCCATGATCTGCATTCCCGGCGAATTTGGCGTGAGGCACGAAGATCACTTCTACATGACAGAGGAGGGGCCGAGGTGGTTTACTCGCCCCGCCTATTCCATCGACGATCCCTTCCGCGTCGCGTAA
- a CDS encoding transcriptional regulator, LysR family translates to MDRLTAMETFVCVVESGSFSAAARLLNVGQPAVSKSIAQLEERLAVRLLLRSTRGLTPTEAGHAFYERAKRAIEEADEAEFAARGSAGALSGRLRISAAVTFARLHILPRLQTFLDRHPELNIDIVLDDENIDLLEHGIDVALRMGVLGDSNMTARKVARGRRCVVGTPAWFAKAGEPRVPADLLSHQAIVYEQSGGGSVWSFKQGNTETAIVVAGRVRVNAAEGVRAAVLADMGVAIASEWMFTPELASGAVQRVLPDWELPGIDLWAIFPSGRMVSAKARAFVAWIEEILGPQTEALPIEAPPSTSNV, encoded by the coding sequence GTGGATCGACTGACAGCGATGGAAACGTTTGTGTGCGTGGTGGAGTCCGGTTCTTTTTCGGCGGCAGCGCGGCTGCTGAACGTTGGGCAGCCCGCCGTTTCCAAATCAATCGCGCAACTCGAAGAACGGCTCGCAGTTCGACTGCTACTCCGCTCAACGCGCGGGCTGACGCCGACCGAAGCGGGCCACGCATTTTACGAGCGCGCCAAGCGGGCGATCGAAGAGGCCGACGAGGCGGAGTTTGCGGCAAGAGGATCGGCTGGCGCCCTCTCGGGTCGTCTCAGGATTTCAGCAGCGGTGACCTTTGCGCGGCTTCACATCCTTCCGCGGCTCCAGACATTTCTTGATCGACACCCCGAACTCAACATCGACATTGTGCTCGACGATGAGAACATCGATCTGCTGGAACACGGCATCGACGTTGCACTCAGGATGGGGGTGCTTGGCGACTCGAACATGACTGCACGCAAGGTGGCTCGCGGTCGGCGTTGCGTCGTCGGCACGCCGGCCTGGTTCGCAAAAGCCGGCGAGCCGCGGGTACCTGCGGATCTGCTATCGCATCAGGCGATCGTGTATGAACAGAGCGGCGGCGGAAGCGTGTGGTCGTTCAAGCAGGGCAATACGGAAACGGCCATTGTCGTCGCCGGGCGCGTCCGCGTGAATGCGGCAGAAGGCGTGCGTGCGGCCGTGCTCGCCGACATGGGCGTCGCGATCGCTTCGGAATGGATGTTCACGCCGGAACTCGCAAGTGGTGCCGTTCAACGCGTGCTGCCCGACTGGGAATTGCCGGGTATCGACCTGTGGGCAATTTTTCCCAGTGGGCGCATGGTCAGTGCAAAGGCACGCGCTTTCGTCGCCTGGATTGAAGAGATACTCGGGCCTCAAACTGAAGCGTTGCCGATCGAGGCGCCGCCATCGACAAGCAACGTTTGA
- a CDS encoding transcriptional regulator, AraC family — protein MIDPLAEVVTLLQPGARFSKLVLGASPWHISRSDAGQPFYCVILEGGCHIAIDGHEPIELLSGDFVLIPAAYGVAMSSLEPPPPGVETLAPVALGNGEFRIGAPDNPIDLRMVAGHCSFGSPDASLLVSLLPQFVHVRGEQRLATLVQLVREETREQRPAREVVLSRLLEVLLIEALRSTAETNASPGLVRGLADSRLAAAIREMHEHPTHAWTVAELAKEAALSRSTFFERFSRAVGVAPMEYLLTWRMALAKNLLRRNEGRIAEIALRVGYSSASTFSVAFTRHVGRPPTQYAREEQAG, from the coding sequence ATGATCGATCCCTTAGCCGAAGTCGTGACACTGCTCCAGCCGGGTGCCCGGTTCTCCAAACTCGTCCTCGGCGCCAGCCCTTGGCACATTAGCCGCTCAGATGCCGGCCAGCCGTTCTATTGTGTGATTCTCGAGGGCGGGTGCCATATCGCGATCGACGGACACGAGCCGATCGAGCTCCTGTCGGGTGACTTCGTCCTGATTCCCGCGGCCTACGGCGTTGCGATGTCCAGCCTCGAACCCCCACCGCCGGGGGTCGAGACGCTGGCGCCCGTCGCGCTGGGCAATGGTGAATTCAGAATCGGCGCGCCGGACAATCCGATCGACTTGCGAATGGTCGCGGGCCATTGCAGCTTCGGTTCACCGGATGCGTCCCTGCTGGTTTCGCTGCTACCGCAATTCGTCCATGTCCGCGGCGAACAGCGGCTGGCCACGCTCGTGCAACTGGTGCGAGAGGAAACGCGCGAGCAGCGGCCCGCGCGCGAGGTCGTGCTCTCACGACTGCTGGAAGTGCTGCTCATCGAGGCGTTGCGGTCCACGGCAGAAACGAACGCGTCACCGGGCCTGGTGCGCGGGCTCGCCGACAGCCGGCTGGCGGCCGCGATCCGTGAAATGCACGAACACCCAACGCACGCGTGGACAGTTGCTGAGCTCGCGAAGGAGGCCGCGCTCTCGCGCTCGACCTTTTTCGAGCGCTTCAGCCGCGCGGTCGGCGTCGCGCCGATGGAATATCTGCTCACGTGGCGCATGGCGCTCGCGAAGAACCTGCTGCGCCGCAACGAAGGCCGTATTGCCGAGATTGCGCTGCGCGTCGGCTACAGCTCCGCCAGCACCTTCAGCGTCGCCTTCACACGGCACGTCGGCCGGCCGCCTACGCAGTATGCGCGCGAGGAGCAGGCGGGTTAG
- a CDS encoding maleylacetoacetate isomerase encodes MKLYNYFRSTSSYRVRIACNLKGLSYEYIPVHLNRNGGEQFAADFSSLNPQQLVPLLIDGTLLISQSLAIIEYLDECYPDVALLPTASIDRVRVRQLSQHIACEMHPLNNLRVLKYLTGPLQLSVEQKQAWTVHWLRTGLEALERELDGSAARGKFCFGNTPTMADCCLVPQLYSARRFGIDVDAYPALRAIDAECQTLDAFQAAHPDRQPDAE; translated from the coding sequence ATGAAGCTATACAACTACTTCCGCAGCACGTCCTCCTATCGCGTGCGTATCGCGTGCAACCTCAAGGGCTTGTCATACGAATATATTCCGGTCCATCTCAACCGGAATGGCGGCGAACAGTTTGCGGCAGATTTTTCGTCGCTCAATCCGCAGCAACTGGTACCCCTGCTAATCGATGGCACATTGTTGATCTCACAGTCACTGGCGATCATCGAATACCTGGATGAGTGCTATCCGGATGTGGCGTTGTTACCCACGGCGAGCATTGACAGGGTCCGGGTGCGACAACTCTCGCAACACATCGCTTGCGAAATGCATCCGCTGAACAATCTTCGTGTCCTGAAGTACCTGACGGGGCCGCTTCAACTGTCCGTCGAGCAAAAGCAGGCGTGGACTGTCCACTGGCTCAGGACCGGGCTCGAAGCACTGGAGCGCGAACTCGATGGTAGCGCTGCGCGTGGAAAATTCTGTTTCGGCAATACGCCCACAATGGCAGACTGCTGCCTGGTGCCGCAGTTGTACAGCGCACGGCGTTTCGGCATCGACGTGGATGCCTATCCTGCGTTACGGGCGATTGACGCTGAATGTCAAACACTTGATGCGTTCCAGGCGGCGCATCCGGACCGGCAACCCGATGCGGAGTAA
- a CDS encoding NitT/TauT family transport system ATP-binding protein, giving the protein MVANPTLLFPNDAAEQAAPATSERLLAVENVNLEYRTRERIVRATHDVSFDVYGGDRFVLLGPSGCGKSTLLKAVAGFIEPTSGSISLDGQTVRGPGADRIVVFQEFDQLPPWKTVLQNVAFPLRVAKKLSRAEANERALHYLEKVGLASFAKAYPHTLSGGMKQRVAIARALAMQPRVLLMDEPFAALDALTRRKMQEELLRLWEEVNFTLLFVTHSIEEALVVGNRILLLSPHPGRVRAELNSHQYSQDSFGRSDFQRSVARIHHLLFEQTEAVQ; this is encoded by the coding sequence ATGGTGGCCAATCCTACTTTGCTGTTTCCGAACGACGCTGCTGAACAGGCCGCACCGGCGACCAGCGAAAGGCTGCTCGCGGTCGAGAATGTCAACCTCGAATACCGCACGCGCGAGCGGATCGTTCGCGCGACCCATGACGTGAGTTTCGATGTCTACGGTGGCGACCGCTTCGTGCTGCTGGGACCGTCGGGTTGCGGCAAATCGACCCTGCTCAAAGCGGTAGCGGGCTTTATCGAACCGACCTCCGGCAGTATCTCGCTCGATGGCCAGACGGTGCGAGGCCCCGGTGCCGATCGCATCGTCGTGTTTCAGGAATTCGATCAGTTGCCGCCGTGGAAGACGGTTCTGCAGAACGTCGCCTTTCCGTTGCGTGTCGCGAAGAAGCTTTCGCGCGCTGAAGCCAACGAGCGTGCGCTGCATTATCTCGAGAAGGTGGGGCTTGCCTCGTTTGCCAAGGCCTATCCGCATACGTTGTCGGGCGGCATGAAGCAGCGCGTCGCGATTGCTCGCGCGCTGGCGATGCAGCCGCGCGTGCTGCTGATGGACGAACCGTTTGCCGCGCTCGATGCGCTCACGCGCCGCAAGATGCAGGAGGAGCTGTTGCGTTTGTGGGAGGAGGTGAACTTCACGCTGCTGTTCGTGACGCATTCGATCGAAGAGGCGCTGGTGGTCGGTAATCGCATTCTGTTGCTGTCGCCGCATCCAGGCCGCGTGCGCGCCGAGCTTAACAGTCACCAGTATTCGCAGGATAGTTTCGGGCGCAGCGACTTTCAGCGCAGCGTCGCGCGTATTCATCATCTGCTGTTTGAGCAGACGGAGGCTGTGCAATGA
- a CDS encoding Short-chain dehydrogenase, translated as MKTVLITGCSSGFGLEIARYFLARDWQVVATMRTPRADVLPPSDRLRVLALDVTHPESIREAVEAAGPIDVLVNNAGFGAASPAELAPIATVREVFETNTIGTIAVTQAVLPQFRQRKAGVVVNVTSSVTLKALPLLAAYRASKAAVNAFTESMALELEQFGVRAHLVLPGRAPETRFGENARAHIHGFDHEAYADLVKSVVARIEDTSAPITHAQDVAEAVWRAATDPSSPMRIPAGADAEAWAAEAR; from the coding sequence ATGAAAACCGTGCTGATCACCGGCTGCTCTTCAGGATTCGGACTCGAGATCGCTCGTTACTTTTTAGCCCGCGACTGGCAGGTCGTCGCCACGATGCGTACACCGCGTGCCGACGTGCTGCCGCCTTCAGACCGCCTGCGCGTGCTGGCGCTCGACGTCACCCATCCGGAGAGCATTCGCGAGGCTGTGGAGGCCGCAGGCCCGATCGACGTCCTCGTCAACAACGCGGGCTTCGGCGCGGCTTCCCCTGCCGAACTCGCCCCGATCGCGACGGTGCGCGAGGTTTTCGAAACTAACACCATCGGCACGATCGCAGTGACGCAAGCCGTGCTGCCCCAGTTCCGGCAGCGCAAGGCCGGCGTCGTCGTGAACGTCACGTCGAGCGTGACGCTCAAAGCGCTGCCTCTGCTCGCCGCGTACCGCGCGAGCAAGGCGGCGGTGAATGCATTCACCGAGTCGATGGCGCTGGAGCTCGAGCAGTTCGGCGTGCGGGCGCACCTAGTGCTGCCGGGCCGTGCGCCCGAGACCCGCTTCGGAGAGAACGCGCGCGCCCATATTCACGGCTTCGACCACGAGGCTTATGCCGATCTCGTCAAGAGCGTCGTCGCGAGGATAGAGGATACGTCTGCCCCGATCACCCATGCACAGGACGTCGCCGAAGCCGTGTGGCGCGCGGCGACCGACCCGTCATCGCCGATGCGCATTCCGGCCGGCGCCGACGCCGAAGCATGGGCAGCCGAGGCGCGTTGA
- a CDS encoding NitT/TauT family transport system permease protein, with product MSSPATLLPPVREEYERPLEPLGELVLETPLPFGKRIFAQSWLRKTLIALVLIVIWEIAARAVDNDLLLPTFGATFSAFVQGIWSGELLQKTAVSMSVLLRGYLLGAALAFVLTSLAVSTRIGRDVLSMLTAMFNPLPSIALLPLALLWFGLGTGSLLFVLVHSVLWPLALNTYSGFQSVPATLRMTGRNYGLTGMRHVLLILVPAALPSILAGLRVGWAFAWRTLIAAELVFGASSGSGGLGWYIFQNRNELYTDRVFAGLAAVIVIGLLIEHLVFDTLERVTVRRWGVQH from the coding sequence ATGAGTTCTCCCGCTACGCTGTTGCCGCCGGTTCGTGAAGAGTATGAGCGGCCGCTCGAACCGCTCGGTGAACTTGTTCTCGAAACCCCGCTGCCGTTCGGCAAGCGCATTTTTGCGCAAAGCTGGTTGCGCAAGACACTGATTGCGCTGGTGCTGATCGTGATATGGGAGATCGCCGCGCGTGCGGTCGACAACGATCTGCTGCTGCCGACTTTCGGCGCGACGTTCAGCGCCTTCGTACAAGGTATCTGGTCGGGCGAACTGCTGCAGAAAACGGCGGTGTCGATGTCCGTGCTGCTGCGTGGCTATCTGCTTGGCGCTGCACTTGCCTTTGTTCTGACGTCGCTTGCCGTATCGACGCGTATAGGCCGGGATGTCCTGTCGATGCTGACCGCGATGTTCAACCCGTTGCCTTCAATCGCGCTGTTGCCGCTCGCTTTGCTCTGGTTCGGCCTCGGCACCGGCAGCCTGCTGTTCGTTCTGGTGCACTCGGTGCTGTGGCCGCTTGCGCTCAACACCTACTCCGGTTTTCAATCGGTGCCGGCGACGCTGCGTATGACGGGGCGTAACTACGGGCTCACGGGCATGCGCCATGTGCTGCTGATCCTGGTGCCGGCGGCATTGCCGTCGATTCTTGCCGGCTTGCGAGTGGGCTGGGCGTTTGCATGGCGCACGTTGATCGCCGCCGAACTCGTATTCGGTGCGAGTTCCGGTAGCGGTGGGCTGGGCTGGTACATCTTCCAGAATCGCAACGAGCTGTACACGGATCGCGTTTTCGCAGGGTTGGCCGCGGTGATCGTGATCGGCTTGCTGATCGAGCATCTGGTATTCGATACGCTCGAGCGCGTGACCGTTCGGCGCTGGGGCGTGCAGCACTAA
- a CDS encoding Peroxiredoxin, with protein MSLQAKLDAFKADFKGGKAPYFAPPEIHPIMERATAELVASGQAARALKAGDVAPEFTLNDPEGKPVSSVDLLKEGPLVISFYRGVWCPYCNLELTALEEALPSFKAEGASLVAISPQNAVNSRKSIRTNKLNFPILSDTRNDVAAAFGIRFALPDYLVDLYKKLKNDLPAFNGDDSWTLPMPARYVVGQDGTILYSEVNPDYTHRPEPQDMLPALRKKVASAS; from the coding sequence ATGTCACTTCAAGCTAAGCTCGACGCCTTCAAGGCCGATTTCAAAGGCGGAAAAGCCCCGTACTTTGCTCCACCGGAAATCCATCCGATCATGGAACGTGCGACGGCCGAACTCGTGGCGTCCGGTCAGGCTGCACGCGCGCTCAAAGCAGGCGACGTAGCGCCGGAATTTACCCTCAATGATCCGGAGGGCAAACCCGTGTCGTCGGTCGACCTGCTGAAAGAGGGGCCGCTCGTGATCAGCTTCTACCGTGGCGTATGGTGCCCGTATTGCAATCTTGAACTGACGGCCCTTGAAGAAGCGCTGCCGTCGTTCAAGGCCGAAGGTGCAAGTCTGGTTGCGATCTCCCCGCAGAATGCCGTGAACAGCCGCAAATCGATCCGCACCAACAAGCTGAACTTCCCGATTCTGAGCGACACGCGCAATGATGTGGCCGCCGCATTCGGCATCCGCTTTGCGTTGCCCGACTATCTCGTGGATCTATACAAGAAGCTCAAAAACGATCTACCGGCGTTCAACGGAGACGACAGTTGGACGTTGCCGATGCCGGCGCGCTACGTGGTCGGGCAGGATGGAACGATCCTGTACTCGGAAGTCAACCCGGACTATACGCACCGTCCTGAGCCTCAGGATATGTTGCCGGCTCTCCGCAAGAAGGTCGCTTCGGCGTCTTGA